TGGCGCCCGCTGTCGCGTTCGTCGTCCACTGGACCCTCGTGGGCGGCCGGTTCGCGGCACGCTTCGTGGTGAGCCGGATCGTACGGAACACCGTTCTCTGCGCGACGGGCGCGGCGGTCTGCATCACGCTCTACGCCGTCACCACCGGCCGCTCGCCCGCGGACGCGGCCCTGTCCGGCGAGGCCACGCTGTCCGACCTGGCACATGATCCCCACGCGTGGTCGGTGGGCGCCCTCGTCGCGGTGCTGGTCTTCAAGGGTCTCGCGTACACGCTGTGTCTGGGCAGCCTCCGCGGTGGCCCCGTCTTTCCCGCCCTGTTCCTGGGCGGGGCGACCGGAGTCCTGCTGGCCCCGCTGCCGGGCCTGGGTCTGGTGCCGGCGATGGCGGTCGGGATGGCCGCCTCGGTGACCGCGGCCCTGCGACTGCCCGTGAGCAGTGTGATCCTGGTCGTGCTCCTGCTGGGTAACGTCGAGACGGTGGCCCTGGTGGTGCTGGCCACCGTCCTGTCCTTCGTCGTCACCGAGCTCCTGCCGCAGGGCCCTCGCATCCCCGCCTTCGGCGAGCGGCCGGCCGGGCGGGGCAACCGTCCCTCGCCCCGGCGGCCCTGAGCCACCCGGGGCGAGGCCGGGCCCTGCGCCTGCGGGTCAGGAGGCGAGGATCTTGCTCTTCTGAGCCGCGAACTCCTCCTCGGTCAGCACGCCTTGCTCCTTCAGCTGCCCGAGTTCCTTGAGCTGAGCGATCTTGTCGCTCATGTCGTCGGCCGGCGCGGCGGGTGCCGGCGCGGCGGCCGGTGGCGGTGCGTACTGCTGGGGCGCCGGCTCCTCCTGCCGGGCCCATCGGCCCGCCTGGCGTCGCGAGACCCTGTTGGAGACGGCGGTCGCCGTCCCGGCCACTACCGCGGTGCGTGCCACACCTCGAAGAAGTCCTGGCATGTCGGTCCTCCTCGGCCGCATTCGGGTGGATCGGCCTTCTCGGCCGTCCGGTCGGTGTCAGGCGGCGGCGGTGCCGCCCGTCCCCTCCTCGGCCTCCAGCGAGGCCAGCAGGGCCTGTACGGGAATGCGCCCGCCGGCCACGAGCTGCGCGCCGCCGCGCCGCAGTTCCCGCGCCAAGGGGGCGGCCCAGAGGTTCTCGTAGATGAGGATGCCGGCGGAGTTGCCCGGTTCGAGGGCCGCCCCCGCCTCGTCCAGGTCGTCCTGTCCGAGGAGCCCCGACGAGGAGCCCTCGAACACGGCCAGGTCCAACTCACCGTCGGCGTCGAAGTCCCGAAGTTCCATGCCGACGACACTGCCGTCGGCGTCCTTCCGGACGAACACGAGATCGAGAATGCGGACGATGCCTCTGTCCACCAGGTCGAGGAGCATCGGCAGCCCCTTGCCCGTCATGCGATTGCCGGGAAACTCGATGACCAGAAAGTCCACCGGTCCCATGTCCTCGAATTCGTCGCTCATGACCACTCCACACGCGGTTGGTGAGCACCTGACCGAACGCGCCCCCGTCCGTGTCGCATCTCCGCGGACGCGACCGGGGGCAGTCCCGATCCCATTCGAGCATCCGCCGGAGCGCTTCGCACCTCCACGGGACGCCCGTCCCCCGGGGTGTGGGCGAGCGCGCCCCCGGACACCGGAGTCTTCGCGGTCCGTCTGGACAGCTCAGCGAGCCGACGCCTAGGGTCAGGAGCCGAATCCTCGGGCGGTCGCCCGGAACACACGGGAACCGTCCAGGAGCACGCACGTGGTCACCCTCGCCGATGTCGCCCGCCACGCCGGCGTCTCGGCCAGCACCGTCAGCTACGTGCTCAGCGGGAAGCGCTCCATATCCGCCCCCACCCGCGAGCGCATCCAGCACAGCATCGACGCCCTCGGTTACCGGCCGCACGCCGGTGCCCGCGCGCTCGCCAGCAGCCAGACGAACATCCTCGCGCTGATGATGCCGCTCCGCACCGGCCTCTACGTCCCCGTGATGATGGAGATCGCGATGGCCGTCACCACCACCGCCCGCTCCCACGGCTACGACGTGCTGCTGCTCACCGGCGAGGAAGGCCCCGAGGCGGTGCGCCGCGTCGAGGGCAGCGCCGTCGCCGACGCCATGATCGTCATGGACGTCGGGCTCGACGACCCCCGGCTGCCCTGCCTCCAGGAGGCCGAGCGGCCCTCCGTCCTCATCGGCCTGCCCGCCGAGACGGCCGAGGCCGCCGACGCCACCGGACTCGACTGCGTCGACCTCGACTTCGAGGCCGCCGGAGCCCGCTGCGTCGAGCACCTCGCCGGCCTCGGCCACACCCGGATCGCCGTCCTCGGCGAACCTCCCGCCGTGTACGAGCGGGGTACGGGCTTCGCCACCCGCACCCTCACCGGACTGCGCGCCGCCGCCGGAACCCACGGCGTCGGACTGCTCCACCGCCCCGTCGACGGCACCTACGCGGCCGTCGCCGCCGCCGTCACCCGCGTCTTCGAGGAACGCCCCGGCACCACCGCCCTCGTCGTGCA
This is a stretch of genomic DNA from Streptomyces sp. R44. It encodes these proteins:
- a CDS encoding SHOCT domain-containing protein encodes the protein MPGLLRGVARTAVVAGTATAVSNRVSRRQAGRWARQEEPAPQQYAPPPAAAPAPAAPADDMSDKIAQLKELGQLKEQGVLTEEEFAAQKSKILAS
- a CDS encoding DUF6325 family protein, whose amino-acid sequence is MSDEFEDMGPVDFLVIEFPGNRMTGKGLPMLLDLVDRGIVRILDLVFVRKDADGSVVGMELRDFDADGELDLAVFEGSSSGLLGQDDLDEAGAALEPGNSAGILIYENLWAAPLARELRRGGAQLVAGGRIPVQALLASLEAEEGTGGTAAA
- a CDS encoding LacI family DNA-binding transcriptional regulator, which codes for MVTLADVARHAGVSASTVSYVLSGKRSISAPTRERIQHSIDALGYRPHAGARALASSQTNILALMMPLRTGLYVPVMMEIAMAVTTTARSHGYDVLLLTGEEGPEAVRRVEGSAVADAMIVMDVGLDDPRLPCLQEAERPSVLIGLPAETAEAADATGLDCVDLDFEAAGARCVEHLAGLGHTRIAVLGEPPAVYERGTGFATRTLTGLRAAAGTHGVGLLHRPVDGTYAAVAAAVTRVFEERPGTTALVVQNEAAVEPLLAFLRHQGRAVPEDVSVVAICPDQVAVHASVPLTSVSVPARQMGRLAVERLVARLAGEAPRGTELIAPLLTARASTGPAFRTEDPRDHGGR